In Terriglobus sp. TAA 43, a single window of DNA contains:
- the nuoK gene encoding NADH-quinone oxidoreductase subunit NuoK has protein sequence MVPIYAYLVLAAVLFTIGIASFLIKRNIITVFMSIELMLNAVNLTFVAFSHVHHAVHGQIFVFFVMVVAAAEAAVGLAIIIAIFRTRQTLDVDRINLLKN, from the coding sequence ATGGTGCCCATCTACGCCTATCTGGTTCTTGCCGCGGTGCTCTTCACCATCGGCATTGCTTCGTTCCTCATCAAGCGCAACATCATCACCGTCTTCATGTCGATTGAGCTCATGCTCAACGCCGTGAACCTGACGTTCGTTGCGTTCTCGCACGTGCATCACGCCGTGCACGGTCAGATCTTCGTCTTCTTCGTCATGGTGGTTGCCGCCGCCGAAGCCGCCGTCGGTCTTGCCATCATCATCGCTATCTTCCGTACGCGCCAGACGCTGGACGTGGACCGCATCAACCTGCTCAAGAACTAA
- a CDS encoding NADH-quinone oxidoreductase subunit A gives MNTSHPYIWNYLPLAFQLIVAIGLAAGMVVGSYFIGKKRASKVKAGAYECGMEPVGDARGRFSVRFYMVAMLFILFDVEAVFMLPWAVIYRQLPHITGSRFFGFWEMIVYLGFVAVGLFYVWKKGVLDWSTDKADL, from the coding sequence ATGAACACGTCACATCCCTATATCTGGAATTACCTTCCGCTGGCCTTCCAGCTCATCGTGGCCATTGGCTTGGCTGCAGGCATGGTCGTCGGATCGTATTTCATCGGTAAGAAGCGTGCCAGCAAGGTCAAGGCAGGCGCCTACGAGTGCGGTATGGAGCCCGTCGGCGACGCCCGCGGACGCTTCTCGGTCCGCTTCTACATGGTCGCCATGCTCTTCATCCTCTTCGACGTGGAAGCCGTCTTCATGCTTCCCTGGGCGGTAATCTATCGCCAGCTCCCCCACATCACAGGATCGCGCTTCTTCGGCTTCTGGGAGATGATCGTGTACCTCGGCTTCGTCGCCGTAGGCCTGTTTTACGTCTGGAAGAAGGGCGTGCTCGACTGGAGCACCGACAAGGCGGACCTCTAA
- the nuoH gene encoding NADH-quinone oxidoreductase subunit NuoH: MHLTDTQIFILLTILKIVVVLVITLTSVAYTVLLERKLIGLIQNRWGPSRVGPFGLFQPLADGIKLFLKEDLMPFAVERPLFVLAPIIALGCALVSIAVVPFGNVFVYHGVDLFQISDINIGLLVVLGITSIGVYGIALSGWSSNNKYSLLGSLRASAQVISYELALGLSLVGVVLRSGSLRLRDIVDTQATHGLLSWNIWPQFLGFFIYLMAAYAETNRAPFDLPEAESELVAGYHTEYSSMKFAMFFMAEYANMITVSCVATLLFFGGASSPLGTLLPETFGGPILMHLFPVLWFVFKVFCFLFLYIWVRSTLPRFRYDQLMSFGWKWLLPLSMLNIVGTALVLAFKG, encoded by the coding sequence ATGCATCTGACAGACACGCAAATCTTCATCCTGCTCACGATCCTCAAGATCGTAGTGGTCCTGGTCATCACGCTCACCTCGGTGGCGTACACGGTTCTGCTCGAACGCAAACTCATCGGCCTGATCCAGAACCGCTGGGGACCCAGCCGCGTCGGCCCCTTCGGCCTCTTCCAGCCGCTGGCTGACGGCATCAAGCTCTTCCTCAAGGAAGACCTCATGCCCTTCGCGGTAGAGCGTCCGCTGTTTGTGCTCGCGCCCATCATTGCGCTCGGCTGCGCTCTGGTCTCCATCGCCGTCGTTCCCTTCGGCAACGTGTTCGTGTACCACGGCGTTGATCTCTTCCAGATCTCCGACATCAACATCGGTCTGCTGGTCGTCCTCGGCATCACCTCGATCGGTGTCTACGGCATCGCGCTCTCCGGCTGGTCCTCGAACAACAAGTACTCGCTGCTCGGCTCCCTGCGCGCTTCCGCCCAGGTCATCAGCTACGAACTCGCACTGGGCCTCTCGCTCGTTGGTGTGGTTCTGCGCTCCGGTTCACTCCGCCTCCGCGACATCGTTGACACCCAGGCAACGCACGGTCTGCTGAGCTGGAACATCTGGCCTCAGTTCCTCGGCTTCTTCATCTACCTGATGGCGGCCTACGCGGAAACCAACCGCGCACCGTTCGATCTTCCCGAAGCCGAATCGGAACTCGTCGCCGGATACCACACCGAGTACTCATCCATGAAGTTCGCCATGTTCTTCATGGCGGAATACGCGAACATGATCACGGTCTCCTGCGTGGCTACGCTGCTCTTCTTCGGCGGCGCATCCTCCCCGCTGGGTACCCTGCTGCCGGAAACCTTCGGTGGCCCGATCCTGATGCACCTCTTCCCCGTGCTCTGGTTCGTGTTTAAGGTCTTCTGCTTCCTGTTCCTTTACATCTGGGTGCGCTCCACACTGCCGCGCTTCCGTTACGACCAGCTCATGAGCTTCGGCTGGAAGTGGCTGCTGCCACTCTCCATGCTCAACATCGTAGGTACAGCATTGGTGCTGGCCTTCAAGGGGTAA
- the nuoF gene encoding NADH-quinone oxidoreductase subunit NuoF, with translation MPVLVSHPDEVKVLSRRFGAGAADIDKYLELDGYKAVQKAIESGSEWVINEMKASGLRGRGGAGFPTGLKWSFVPKQSDKPKYVLVNGDESEPGTCKDHVIFLHDPHAVIEGTMIAGLAIGAKMGFIYLRGEYRYLLKIVEKAVADAYAKGFLGKNIFGKEGVDFDIVTQSGAGAYEVGEESALMESLEGKRGVPRIKPPFPAVVGLYGGPTVINNAETIASAPHILLMGGEAYAKLGSERNGGTRLFGISGMVERPGVYELPMGYNLKKAIYDVAGGVKGGRKLKAVVPGGSSCPVLLPEEIDVGLDFDQMGKAGTMLGSGGIVVLDETVSIVEFALRTIKFYQHESCGWCIPCREGTDWIKKTMTRFYNGGGNIKDINNIQYLAENMMGRTFCPLGDAAAMPTLGFVKKFRSEFEEYLKGHRTEKAFITTDELIGAAH, from the coding sequence ATGCCCGTTCTCGTCTCACATCCCGATGAAGTCAAAGTCCTCTCCCGCCGTTTCGGCGCAGGCGCGGCAGACATCGATAAGTACCTCGAACTCGATGGCTACAAGGCAGTGCAGAAGGCCATTGAGAGCGGCTCCGAATGGGTCATCAATGAGATGAAGGCCAGCGGCCTTCGCGGTCGTGGTGGCGCAGGCTTCCCCACCGGCCTCAAGTGGTCCTTCGTTCCCAAGCAGTCTGACAAGCCCAAGTACGTTCTCGTCAACGGCGACGAATCCGAACCCGGCACCTGCAAAGATCACGTCATCTTCCTGCACGATCCGCATGCTGTGATCGAAGGCACCATGATCGCCGGCCTCGCCATCGGCGCAAAGATGGGCTTCATCTATCTGCGCGGCGAGTATCGCTATCTCCTCAAGATCGTCGAAAAGGCCGTTGCCGATGCATACGCCAAGGGCTTCCTCGGCAAGAACATCTTCGGCAAGGAAGGCGTGGACTTCGACATCGTCACGCAGTCCGGCGCAGGCGCATACGAAGTTGGTGAAGAGTCGGCTCTGATGGAGTCGCTGGAAGGCAAGCGTGGCGTTCCGCGCATCAAGCCCCCGTTCCCTGCCGTCGTCGGCCTCTACGGTGGTCCCACCGTCATCAACAACGCAGAGACGATCGCCTCCGCACCGCACATCCTCCTTATGGGTGGCGAGGCATACGCCAAGCTCGGCTCCGAACGTAACGGCGGCACACGCCTCTTCGGTATCAGCGGCATGGTCGAGCGCCCCGGCGTCTACGAGCTGCCCATGGGCTACAACCTGAAGAAGGCCATCTACGACGTCGCAGGCGGCGTCAAGGGCGGACGCAAGCTCAAGGCTGTCGTCCCCGGCGGATCATCGTGCCCGGTTCTTCTGCCGGAAGAAATTGACGTAGGTCTCGACTTCGATCAGATGGGAAAAGCCGGCACTATGCTTGGCTCCGGCGGCATCGTCGTTCTCGACGAAACTGTCTCCATCGTGGAATTCGCGCTGCGAACCATCAAGTTCTACCAGCATGAATCCTGCGGCTGGTGCATCCCCTGCCGCGAAGGCACGGACTGGATCAAGAAGACCATGACCCGCTTCTACAACGGCGGCGGCAATATCAAGGACATTAACAACATCCAGTACCTCGCCGAAAATATGATGGGCCGCACCTTCTGCCCGCTCGGCGACGCAGCAGCCATGCCCACGCTCGGTTTCGTGAAGAAGTTCCGCAGCGAGTTTGAAGAGTATCTGAAGGGCCATCGCACCGAGAAGGCCTTCATCACCACCGATGAACTCATCGGCGCGGCGCACTAA
- a CDS encoding NADH-quinone oxidoreductase subunit J, producing MQLALFIIFAVLCVAGALNFLFQRHPINSALSLIVVMMSLAVIYWTLGAEFLAAAQVIVYSGAIMVLFTFVIMLLNAGEEDRTRGSKAAYFAGIPGAIGVVALLGYTFFHEKDTLGSVNLGGHLNNGVNNMVEISKTLFTDLLLPFEVTSILILVAILGAVVLARKEH from the coding sequence ATGCAACTCGCGCTTTTCATCATCTTTGCGGTGCTCTGTGTGGCCGGTGCGCTGAACTTTTTGTTTCAGCGTCACCCCATCAACTCCGCACTCTCGCTCATCGTCGTCATGATGTCGCTCGCCGTCATCTACTGGACGCTCGGTGCGGAGTTCCTTGCGGCCGCCCAGGTCATCGTCTATTCCGGCGCCATCATGGTGCTGTTCACCTTCGTCATCATGCTGCTCAACGCAGGTGAAGAAGACCGAACGCGTGGCTCAAAGGCCGCTTACTTCGCGGGTATCCCGGGAGCCATCGGCGTCGTCGCCCTCCTCGGCTATACGTTCTTCCATGAGAAGGACACCCTGGGTTCCGTCAATCTCGGTGGCCATCTGAACAACGGCGTCAACAACATGGTTGAGATCAGCAAGACGCTGTTCACTGACCTGCTGCTGCCCTTCGAAGTCACCTCGATCCTCATCCTCGTCGCCATCCTTGGCGCTGTGGTTCTCGCACGGAAGGAGCACTAA
- the nuoE gene encoding NAD(P)H-dependent oxidoreductase subunit E has protein sequence MSTVTDSIFSPATAARFDKLVTLYPVKRSALVPMLLYAQDEVGYVSDAVVAEIAQRLDLLELDVRGVLSYYSMLRTKPAGKYNVQVCTNISCMLVGGYDILDHCKAKLGIGHKEVTADGLFSLEEVECIGACCWAPAMQVNYDFHENLTPAKVDVILEDYAAGRGKDVK, from the coding sequence GTGAGCACCGTAACCGACAGCATCTTTTCGCCGGCCACGGCCGCGCGCTTCGACAAACTTGTCACTTTGTACCCCGTCAAGCGTTCGGCTCTTGTTCCCATGCTGCTTTATGCGCAGGACGAGGTCGGCTATGTCTCCGACGCCGTCGTCGCTGAAATCGCCCAGCGTCTCGACCTTCTCGAGTTGGACGTTCGCGGCGTGCTCTCGTACTACTCCATGCTCCGCACCAAGCCCGCGGGCAAGTACAACGTGCAGGTCTGCACCAACATCTCCTGCATGCTCGTCGGCGGTTACGACATTCTCGATCACTGCAAAGCCAAGCTCGGCATCGGCCACAAGGAAGTCACCGCAGACGGTCTCTTCTCGCTCGAAGAAGTTGAGTGCATCGGCGCCTGCTGCTGGGCTCCCGCCATGCAGGTCAACTACGACTTCCACGAAAACCTCACGCCCGCCAAAGTCGACGTCATCCTCGAAGACTATGCAGCAGGCCGTGGAAAGGACGTGAAGTAA
- a CDS encoding VOC family protein, which translates to MAKNQFSYLELPATDVASLKSFYGNVFGWTHQDWGPDYATAHGSGLETGYNGSDEGRSKAPLAMIETDAIEAVADQVEAAGGAITQPIFQYPGGRRFHFTDPAGNELAVMQPNKQHS; encoded by the coding sequence ATGGCTAAGAATCAGTTTTCGTACCTTGAATTGCCCGCGACAGATGTGGCTTCGCTGAAGTCGTTTTACGGAAACGTCTTTGGATGGACTCACCAAGACTGGGGTCCGGACTACGCAACGGCGCATGGATCGGGGCTGGAAACGGGATACAACGGCAGCGATGAGGGCCGGTCAAAGGCTCCGCTGGCGATGATTGAGACGGATGCGATTGAAGCTGTGGCAGATCAAGTGGAGGCTGCCGGGGGCGCGATCACGCAGCCAATCTTCCAGTATCCCGGAGGACGTAGGTTTCACTTCACCGATCCAGCGGGAAATGAGCTGGCTGTGATGCAACCGAATAAACAGCACTCGTAA
- a CDS encoding ATP-binding protein: MQPGTLHFISGRLAAGKTTLARKLSVEHNAVLFCEDVWLSKLSDGITSLQDYLKWSARCRAVMAPLIVDTLKAGASVVLDFAGNRITDRAWVLALSQEAKAPHILHFLDVDEEECLRRLQTRNEQKPEGLYFATTTEEDFRAICGYFQPPRVQEGLNIMAYRS, translated from the coding sequence ATGCAACCAGGCACACTTCACTTCATCTCGGGCAGACTCGCCGCCGGCAAAACCACACTGGCGCGAAAGCTCTCCGTTGAACACAATGCGGTGCTTTTCTGCGAAGACGTCTGGCTTTCAAAGCTCTCCGATGGAATCACTTCCTTGCAGGACTACCTGAAGTGGTCCGCACGATGCCGCGCCGTCATGGCGCCACTGATCGTCGACACGCTCAAAGCAGGCGCGTCCGTAGTGCTTGATTTCGCAGGCAATCGAATCACGGATCGAGCCTGGGTTCTCGCACTCTCCCAAGAAGCGAAGGCCCCGCACATCCTGCACTTTCTGGACGTCGATGAAGAAGAATGCCTCCGACGCCTCCAGACAAGAAACGAGCAAAAGCCCGAAGGCCTCTATTTCGCCACCACCACCGAAGAGGATTTCCGCGCCATCTGCGGCTATTTCCAACCTCCCCGGGTGCAAGAGGGGCTGAACATCATGGCCTATCGATCCTGA
- the nuoD gene encoding NADH dehydrogenase (quinone) subunit D — protein sequence MAPVAAPDMINPGVDDVVADARHHNQDPSRDHTMVLNMGPQHPSTHGVLRLVLEIDGETVVSLAPDIGYLHTGIEKTTEAKFYQQVVPLTDRIDYLCPMTNNLAYVLAVEKLLGLEIPERAETIRILLNELTRIQSHLVWLGTHAMDIGALTVFLYCFREREELLRLFEAVAGQRMMTSYFRIGGLSMEPPIDWFARVQKFLNIMPSKIAEYEGLLSGNPIWINRLKGVGYLSPEDAIALGVTGPPLRASGVDWDLRRDMPYSGYEKYQFKVPIRTEGDVWARYVIRLEEMYESVKICQQALDRMPEGPIVADAPKIILPNREQMKTQMESLIHHFKIVTEGFAVPAGEVFLTVESPRGVMGYYVVSDGTAKPLRCHMRNPSYATLQSLETMCKGKLLGDVVAVIGSIDIVLGEIDR from the coding sequence ATGGCACCCGTAGCCGCTCCTGACATGATCAACCCCGGTGTGGACGACGTCGTCGCAGACGCGCGCCACCACAACCAGGACCCCTCGCGCGACCACACCATGGTCCTCAACATGGGACCGCAGCACCCGTCCACCCACGGTGTGCTCCGTCTCGTGCTTGAGATTGACGGCGAAACCGTCGTCTCCCTCGCGCCTGACATCGGTTACCTGCACACCGGCATCGAGAAGACTACCGAGGCCAAGTTCTACCAGCAGGTCGTTCCCCTCACGGACCGTATCGACTATCTCTGCCCCATGACCAACAACCTGGCCTACGTGCTGGCGGTTGAAAAGCTCCTGGGCCTTGAGATTCCGGAACGTGCAGAAACCATCCGCATCCTGCTGAACGAACTCACGCGCATCCAGTCGCACCTCGTCTGGCTCGGCACGCACGCCATGGACATCGGCGCGCTCACCGTCTTCCTCTACTGCTTCCGCGAGCGCGAAGAACTCCTCCGCCTCTTTGAAGCCGTCGCAGGACAGCGCATGATGACCAGCTACTTCCGCATCGGCGGCCTCTCCATGGAACCGCCCATCGACTGGTTCGCCCGTGTGCAGAAGTTCCTCAACATCATGCCGTCGAAGATCGCCGAGTACGAAGGTCTGCTCAGCGGCAACCCCATCTGGATCAACCGCCTCAAGGGTGTCGGCTACCTCTCGCCTGAGGACGCAATCGCCCTCGGCGTCACCGGCCCACCGCTCCGTGCTTCGGGCGTGGACTGGGACCTTCGCCGCGATATGCCCTACTCCGGCTACGAGAAGTACCAGTTCAAGGTACCCATCCGCACTGAAGGCGACGTCTGGGCACGCTACGTCATCCGTCTCGAAGAGATGTACGAGTCGGTAAAGATCTGCCAACAGGCGCTTGATCGCATGCCCGAAGGCCCCATCGTGGCCGACGCGCCGAAGATCATCCTGCCCAACCGCGAGCAGATGAAGACGCAGATGGAATCCCTCATCCACCACTTCAAGATCGTCACCGAGGGCTTCGCAGTCCCCGCCGGTGAAGTCTTCCTGACGGTGGAATCGCCCCGCGGCGTCATGGGCTACTACGTCGTCTCTGACGGCACGGCAAAGCCCCTGCGCTGCCACATGCGTAACCCCAGCTACGCCACCCTGCAGTCGCTGGAAACCATGTGCAAAGGCAAGCTCCTCGGCGACGTCGTAGCCGTCATCGGCTCCATTGACATCGTTCTCGGTGAAATCGACCGCTAA
- a CDS encoding NADH-quinone oxidoreductase subunit C — protein sequence MAEALLSLEAVREHMADNPAVVALADLAVKAKFDRDELTIYVAPQNIVAAATAVQKAGYNFLEDVTAVDWYPSEPRFQVTYHIVSMGLKQRIRLAALLDGEDPVIDSITSVWPSANFYEREIWDLFGIRLVGHPNLTRIMMPTDWVGHPLRKDYPVEGYR from the coding sequence ATGGCAGAAGCTCTCCTCTCCCTCGAAGCCGTTCGCGAACACATGGCCGACAACCCGGCCGTAGTCGCGCTTGCGGACCTCGCCGTGAAGGCCAAGTTTGATCGCGACGAACTCACCATCTACGTCGCCCCGCAGAACATCGTCGCCGCCGCCACTGCCGTGCAGAAGGCCGGTTACAACTTCCTCGAAGACGTCACAGCAGTCGACTGGTACCCCAGCGAGCCGCGCTTCCAGGTCACGTACCACATCGTCAGCATGGGGCTGAAGCAGCGCATCCGCCTCGCAGCCCTGCTCGACGGCGAAGATCCGGTGATCGACTCCATCACCTCTGTCTGGCCCAGCGCCAATTTCTACGAGCGCGAGATATGGGATCTGTTCGGCATCCGCCTCGTCGGCCACCCGAACCTGACCCGCATCATGATGCCCACCGACTGGGTTGGACATCCGCTGCGTAAGGACTACCCCGTCGAGGGCTACCGCTAA
- a CDS encoding molybdopterin-dependent oxidoreductase, translating into MPDVTFTVDGQQLTAPAGTLLIDACKAAGIQIPAFCYYPGLSLQAACRMCVVRIEKMPKLQTACTTPVAEGMIVQTETPEIAQARKATLQLLLGNHPLDCPVCDAGGQCELQDMTFKYGAAESFYTEPKNHREEQKWSPTVYFDRPRCILCYRCVRMCGEGMDVYALGIQNRGSSAVIAPNIPASQTEDGLAKLDCEECGMCIDVCPVGALTSDTYRYKTRPWEMNHVATICTHCGDGCKTTLGVRSTTDGSEIMRGDNRDKSGLNGDFLCNKGRYGFDFANSPQRITEPMLRQANGEFKTVTWDEALAFTGKKLAEIRDAGKQTAVIGGNRLTNEEAYLLQKFARTVLGTNNIDHHRTADYVTLAAALAGHRDRFASQHDNENAPAILLVGGDPTNEAPLTAWNLRTNVRLNRAKLFIVNHRAIKLRRQAKNFAQIDELGYGAAVEALTNGTSDAALNTLRDAVKAEQSLVILIGDELRGESLKRLIDFGLSLPNTKFALLGDYVNAHGAADMGLLPDMLPGYQPLNGQHSFAAEYGERFNATPGLDLVGIFDAANAGNLGALYIVNANPVGRYSIEPEYLKNTFVVTHEMFLTETAKLADVILPCANLYEKSGSVTNSYGDLQLVQKASDRAGVRTDLELIVRVADAMGANIRELVPFGKKSTGLRADLGQTRGAQAGEADRHAVWLTSNNLEPKLSPFDPFAVLDEIQRLVPGYDLLRLQLLSGNDQHLSPAAPTDLIQIAPARRDLILPADDTLFTSGTLGRYSPKLTELADKYAVEPAGIPAD; encoded by the coding sequence ATGCCAGACGTAACCTTTACCGTAGACGGCCAGCAGCTTACCGCACCCGCGGGCACGCTGCTCATCGACGCCTGCAAGGCCGCGGGCATCCAGATCCCGGCCTTCTGCTACTACCCCGGCCTGTCGCTCCAGGCGGCCTGCCGCATGTGCGTCGTCCGCATTGAGAAAATGCCCAAGCTCCAGACGGCATGCACCACCCCCGTCGCGGAAGGCATGATCGTGCAGACCGAGACGCCGGAGATCGCGCAGGCTCGCAAGGCCACGCTGCAACTCCTGCTCGGCAACCACCCGCTCGACTGCCCCGTCTGCGACGCAGGCGGCCAGTGCGAACTGCAGGACATGACCTTCAAGTACGGCGCGGCTGAATCGTTCTACACCGAGCCGAAGAACCACCGCGAAGAGCAGAAGTGGTCGCCCACGGTTTACTTTGATCGTCCGCGTTGCATCCTCTGCTACCGCTGCGTCCGTATGTGCGGCGAAGGCATGGACGTCTACGCTCTCGGCATCCAGAACCGCGGCTCCTCTGCCGTCATCGCGCCGAACATCCCCGCATCGCAGACCGAAGACGGCCTCGCCAAGCTCGATTGCGAAGAGTGCGGCATGTGCATTGACGTCTGCCCCGTAGGCGCGCTCACTTCAGACACCTATCGCTACAAGACCCGCCCGTGGGAGATGAACCACGTCGCCACCATCTGCACGCACTGCGGCGATGGTTGCAAGACCACCCTCGGCGTCCGCTCCACCACCGACGGCAGCGAAATCATGCGCGGCGACAACCGCGACAAGTCCGGCCTCAACGGCGACTTCCTCTGCAACAAGGGTCGCTACGGCTTTGACTTCGCCAACTCGCCCCAGCGCATCACGGAGCCCATGCTCCGCCAAGCCAACGGCGAATTCAAGACCGTCACCTGGGACGAAGCACTCGCCTTCACCGGCAAGAAGCTCGCTGAAATCCGCGACGCTGGCAAGCAGACCGCCGTCATCGGCGGCAACCGCCTCACCAACGAAGAGGCCTACCTGCTGCAGAAGTTCGCACGCACGGTTCTCGGCACCAACAACATCGATCATCACCGCACGGCCGACTACGTCACACTGGCCGCAGCACTCGCAGGCCACCGCGACCGCTTCGCCTCGCAGCATGACAACGAGAACGCTCCTGCAATCCTTCTCGTCGGTGGCGACCCCACCAACGAAGCGCCGCTGACCGCATGGAACCTGCGCACCAACGTTCGCCTGAACCGCGCCAAGCTGTTCATCGTGAACCACCGCGCCATCAAGCTCCGCCGTCAGGCAAAGAACTTCGCGCAGATCGACGAACTCGGTTACGGCGCAGCCGTTGAAGCTCTCACAAACGGCACCAGCGACGCAGCCCTCAACACCCTGCGCGACGCCGTCAAAGCAGAGCAGTCGCTCGTCATCCTCATCGGTGACGAACTGCGCGGCGAATCCCTGAAGCGCCTCATCGATTTCGGCCTCTCGCTGCCCAACACCAAATTCGCGCTCCTCGGCGACTACGTGAACGCGCACGGCGCAGCCGACATGGGCCTGCTGCCCGACATGCTGCCCGGCTACCAGCCGCTCAACGGCCAGCACAGCTTCGCAGCCGAGTACGGCGAGCGCTTCAACGCAACGCCCGGCCTCGACCTCGTCGGCATCTTCGACGCAGCGAACGCAGGCAATCTCGGCGCGCTGTATATCGTCAATGCGAACCCGGTAGGCCGCTACTCCATCGAGCCGGAATACCTGAAGAACACCTTCGTCGTCACGCACGAGATGTTCCTCACCGAAACAGCCAAGCTCGCAGACGTCATCCTGCCCTGCGCCAACCTCTACGAGAAGTCCGGCTCCGTCACCAACAGCTACGGCGACCTGCAACTCGTACAGAAGGCAAGCGACCGCGCCGGTGTCCGCACCGACCTGGAGCTGATCGTCCGCGTGGCCGACGCCATGGGCGCAAACATCCGCGAACTCGTTCCCTTCGGCAAGAAGTCCACGGGACTCCGCGCTGACCTGGGTCAGACCCGCGGCGCACAGGCTGGCGAAGCCGATCGTCACGCAGTATGGCTCACCAGCAACAACCTTGAGCCGAAGCTCTCGCCGTTCGATCCCTTCGCAGTACTCGATGAGATCCAGCGCCTCGTCCCGGGCTACGACCTGCTCCGTCTGCAGCTTCTCAGCGGCAACGACCAGCACCTGTCGCCCGCAGCTCCGACAGACCTCATTCAGATCGCACCAGCACGGCGCGACCTGATCCTGCCTGCCGACGACACCCTCTTCACCTCCGGCACCCTGGGCCGTTACTCGCCCAAGCTGACCGAGCTGGCTGACAAGTACGCTGTAGAACCCGCCGGCATCCCGGCTGACTGA
- a CDS encoding ribonuclease E inhibitor RraB yields the protein MATHLREKENFDQQSAYNSVRIKELIDQQYNVEVTRSLVLCFSCQDQDCAYALSKALFAKGTRILTRDPKRKANGRWGIRVGVKRSLRDAVREEFVADMVLTATGMNGTYDGWNLLTDEAAEETQKHPSASVIPQERRQVAA from the coding sequence ATGGCTACCCATCTGCGCGAGAAGGAAAACTTTGATCAGCAGTCGGCGTACAACAGTGTTCGCATCAAAGAGTTGATCGACCAGCAGTACAACGTGGAAGTCACACGTTCGCTCGTGCTCTGTTTCTCGTGTCAGGATCAGGACTGCGCCTACGCCCTCAGCAAGGCGCTCTTCGCCAAAGGCACGCGTATTCTCACACGCGATCCGAAGCGGAAAGCCAATGGCCGCTGGGGCATCCGCGTTGGCGTCAAGCGCAGCCTGCGCGACGCCGTCCGCGAGGAGTTCGTAGCCGACATGGTCCTTACCGCCACAGGCATGAACGGCACCTACGACGGCTGGAACCTCCTCACAGACGAGGCCGCGGAAGAGACGCAGAAGCATCCCAGCGCGTCCGTCATCCCGCAGGAACGTCGCCAGGTTGCCGCCTAA